One window of Halopseudomonas maritima genomic DNA carries:
- a CDS encoding L,D-transpeptidase has protein sequence MQLDHIHISLSDQQLVGFVDGQPVCRYPVSTALNGAGEAEGSGCTPRGLHRVRARIGEGQPLGAVFIGRRPTGEVWSAELAAAFAQRDWILSRILWLCGEEPGFNRGGSVDSQRRYIYIHGTGDDQPMGRPLSHGCVRMRNEDMVELFACTPVGCLVQIDA, from the coding sequence ATGCAGCTCGACCATATCCATATTTCCCTTTCTGATCAGCAGCTCGTCGGTTTTGTCGATGGTCAGCCGGTGTGCCGCTATCCGGTATCTACGGCGCTCAACGGCGCGGGTGAAGCTGAGGGCTCGGGCTGCACGCCTCGTGGCCTGCACCGGGTGCGCGCGCGCATTGGCGAAGGTCAGCCGTTGGGCGCGGTGTTTATTGGCCGGCGGCCAACCGGTGAGGTTTGGTCTGCTGAGCTCGCTGCAGCCTTCGCGCAGCGTGATTGGATTCTCAGCCGCATTCTCTGGTTGTGCGGTGAGGAGCCTGGTTTCAACCGCGGCGGCAGTGTCGATTCGCAGCGACGCTACATCTATATACACGGTACCGGTGATGATCAGCCGATGGGTCGCCCGCTGTCTCATGGTTGCGTACGGATGCGCAACGAAGACATGGTGGAACTGTTCGCTTGTACGCCGGTCGGTTGCTTGGTCCAGATAGACGCCTGA
- a CDS encoding TetR/AcrR family transcriptional regulator gives MAQSDTVKRILDAAEQLFAEKGFAETSLRLITSKAGVNLAAVNYHFGSKKALIQAVFVRFLDPFVSSLERELDQREQRGDSTQSLETLLEMLVDQALAVKPRSGNDLATFMRLLGLAFSQSQGHLRKYLSEVYGKVFQRYMGLVVGAVPGIPPQELFWRVHFMLGSAAFTMSSMKALRAIAEAELGEPRPVDSVLRLMVPFLAAGMRADSAVAGQQAEAV, from the coding sequence ATGGCGCAGTCTGATACCGTCAAGCGCATACTGGATGCCGCTGAGCAACTGTTCGCAGAGAAGGGGTTTGCCGAAACCTCGCTGCGCTTGATCACCAGCAAGGCCGGGGTCAACCTGGCTGCGGTCAATTACCACTTCGGGTCCAAGAAGGCGCTGATTCAAGCGGTCTTTGTGCGTTTTCTTGACCCTTTTGTCAGCAGCCTGGAGCGTGAGCTGGATCAGCGCGAGCAGCGTGGAGACAGCACACAAAGCCTCGAAACCCTGCTTGAGATGCTGGTCGATCAGGCGCTGGCGGTCAAGCCGCGCAGCGGCAATGATTTGGCGACATTCATGCGTTTGTTGGGGCTTGCCTTCAGTCAGAGTCAGGGGCATTTGCGCAAGTATCTGAGCGAGGTGTACGGCAAGGTGTTCCAGCGCTATATGGGACTGGTTGTCGGTGCTGTACCCGGAATCCCACCACAGGAGCTGTTCTGGCGCGTGCATTTCATGCTCGGTAGTGCCGCTTTCACCATGTCCAGCATGAAGGCGCTGCGTGCCATCGCCGAGGCTGAGCTGGGTGAGCCGCGTCCGGTTGATAGCGTATTGCGCCTGATGGTGCCGTTCCTGGCCGCCGGTATGCGCGCCGACAGTGCGGTAGCAGGGCAGCAGGCCGAGGCCGTCTGA